A window of the Corythoichthys intestinalis isolate RoL2023-P3 chromosome 6, ASM3026506v1, whole genome shotgun sequence genome harbors these coding sequences:
- the LOC130917702 gene encoding prolyl 4-hydroxylase subunit alpha-3-like gives MHDDDFQVEDEDLPPELGHPEEVGAKLEQHELHRGACESVVCLHMNSLEMKPMACVLLTCACLCTLAPTCACEMFTSLMDVQQAITVEKKLMGHLRTYIHKEWKRLQDVRRFYSKVWRLHSELYRGPSNGMANPLLAFTLIKRLHADWFNVVDSQQAADNTQALRWSYEQEQNDLPKSEDVRGAARGLLRLQDVYALNVASLAAGRFQRATGDNQLMDVYTPAVATPLSGDDCFSVGKVAYDQEDYYHSVPWLQESVKLFRAASVRCNPEDEATLADALDHLAFSHFKTGNISHALSVSQELLHYDPMNGRVLQNVEKYEKLLVASVPVTLGRPASKHLKTREAYEQLCQMAASQSLLFSRIKSTQLSCDYFTNGNPSLTLLPARREVLSLHPYVVLYHDFVTDRESEHIKDLARTGLRRSVVATGEKQATADYRISKSAWLKDSAHAVVGTLDRRISMVTGLNVTHPFGEYLQVVNYGIGGHYEPHFDHATSPSSPVFRLKTGNRMATFMVYLSSVEAGGSTAFIYANFSVPVVKNSAIFWWNLHRNGKGDGDTLHAGCPVLIGDKWVANKWIHEYGQEFRHGCSQNHEE, from the exons ATGCATGATGACGACTTTCAAGTGGAGGATGAAGATCTTCCACCCGAGTTGGGACATCCCGAGGAGGTGGGAGCGAAACTCGAGCAGCACGAACTCCACCGTGGTGCATGTGAAAGTGTTGTCTGCCTGCATATGAACTCACTGGAGATGAAGCCGATGGCGTGCGTGCTCCTGACTTGCGCGTGTTTGTGCACGCTGGCCCCGACGTGCGCGTGCGAAATGTTCACATCGCTGATGGATGTCCAGCAGGCCATCACCGTGGAGAAGAAGCTCATGGGACACTTGAGGACGTACATCCACAAAGAGTGGAAGAGGCTGCAGGACGTCAGGCG GTTTTACAGCAAAGTTTGGCGCCTCCACAGTGAGCTGTACAGAGGGCCGTCCAATGGCATGGCTAACCCGCTGCTGGCATTCACGCTCATCAAGCGCCTACATGCAGACTGGTTCAACGTCGTAGATAGCCAACAGGCAGCGGACAACACTCAAG CCCTCAGGTGGAGTTACGAGCAAGAACAAAACGACTTGCCCAAATCGGAGGATGTGCGCGGGGCGGCCCGAGGCCTGTTGAGGCTGCAGGACGTCTACGCGCTCAACGTGGCCAGCCTGGCTGCTGGTCGCTTCCAGAGAGCCACCGGCGACAACCAGCTAATGGACGTCTACACACCTGCCGTGGCTACGCCTCTCTCTGGAGATGATTGCTTTTCAGTAGGGAAG GTGGCCTACGATCAGGAGGACTATTACCACTCAGTCCCGTGGCTGCAGGAGTCCGTGAAGCTTTTTCGGGCTGCCAGTGTCCGATGCAACCCTGAGGATGAAGCCACACTAGCGGATGCGTTGGACCACCTGGCCTTTTCTCACTTTAAG ACTGGTAacatctctcatgctctcagtgTGTCACAGGAACTGCTGCATTACG ACCCAATGAATGGAAGAGTGTTGCAGAACGTGGAGAAATATGAGAAGCTGCTGGTGGCATCGGTGCCAGTAACGCTGGGCAGACCTGCTAGCAAACATTTGAAGACCAGGGAAGCTTATGAGCAATTGTGCCAAATGGCAGCATCTCAG AGCCTCCTGTTCTCCAGGATAAAAAGTACCCAACTGTCATGCGACTACTTCACCAACGGGAATCCCTCGCTGACGCTGCTACCCGCCAGACGTGAAGTGCTGAGTCTGCATCCTTACGTGGTTCTCTACCACGACTTTGTCACCGACCGTGAATCCGAACACATCAAGGACCTGGCGCGCACTGGA TTGAGAAGATCGGTGGTGGCAACAGGAGAGAAACAAGCCACGGCAGATTATCGCATCAGCAAGAG TGCGTGGCTGAAGGACTCGGCGCACGCTGTGGTCGGCACGCTGGACCGGAGGATTTCCATGGTTACGGGTCTCAACGTGACACACCCGTTTGGCGAGTACCTTCAAGTAGTCAATTACGGCATCGGGGGTCATTACGAACCTCACTTTGATCATGCCACA TCACCGTCCAGTCCTGTATTTAGACTGAAGACTGGGAATCGGATGGCCACCTTCATGGTTTAT CTCAGCTCTGTGGAGGCAGGCGGCTCCACAGCGTTCATTTATGCCAACTTTAGCGTTCCCGTTGTAAAG AACTCTGCCATTTTCTGGTGGAATTTACATAGAAATGGCAAAGGTGACGGTGACACCCTGCATGCTGGCTGTCCTGTGCTTATTGGAGACAAATGGG TGGCCAACAAGTGGATCCACGAGTACGGCCAAGAGTTCCGACATGGCTGCAGTCAGAATCATGAGGAGTGA